In a single window of the Saccharothrix australiensis genome:
- a CDS encoding substrate-binding domain-containing protein encodes MKHPVLPIALGAVALVLILLGLFALNGSSGEPDDGCVPLTLWSSDEKVPLLQEISRRYKESDRKTDGKCVNVAVSVHPSQDAVDVLADAPGSDPSARPDMWSPSSRYWVDSLRSAIATRPGRVRSVPENLPTLATSPIVIAMPEPMARELGWPEGAIGWRDMIALAQDPKGWGSRGKPWGAFKIGKTNPVHSTTGLLATIATATALSGTSDALTSSALDDPAVAGGLRALESTAVHYGKHSAVFVRNMYAADQEGRALDYVSAVALEEKVVLDYNQGVLVGDPVARDKPRVKLAAVFPTDGTTVSDNPALVVDAEWVTDQRKRAAEDFLRYVQEQKPLFTEAGFRDGEGNPGARHSEGNGTPANPSFRLVRTPAFEVAAGVRELWQRNRKRANVLLVVDVSKSMEKVVDGVGRTRLELARDAALLVPGQLTEDDTLALWEFSSPLGTEPRPWRERVAAGPVGVVRDAFGREVAGLQPTGATELYESTRAAVESVRGRYDQGRINAVVLLSDGRNEPARPEGLTTLVNGLQTADKDRVVRVFSIAYGDEADRDALAKISTAARGGFYDSSDAARIESVMADVLSNF; translated from the coding sequence GTGAAACACCCGGTCCTGCCGATCGCGCTCGGCGCGGTCGCCCTCGTGCTGATCCTGCTGGGCCTCTTCGCGCTGAACGGGTCGAGCGGCGAGCCCGACGACGGCTGCGTGCCGCTCACCCTGTGGTCGTCGGACGAGAAGGTGCCGCTGCTCCAGGAGATCTCCCGGCGCTACAAGGAGTCCGACCGCAAGACCGACGGCAAGTGCGTGAACGTCGCCGTGTCGGTCCACCCGTCCCAGGACGCGGTGGACGTCCTGGCGGACGCGCCCGGCTCCGACCCGTCGGCCCGCCCGGACATGTGGAGCCCGTCGTCGCGGTACTGGGTGGACAGCCTGCGCAGCGCGATCGCCACCCGGCCGGGCCGGGTCCGCTCGGTGCCGGAGAACCTGCCGACCCTGGCCACCTCGCCGATCGTCATCGCGATGCCCGAGCCGATGGCGCGCGAGCTCGGCTGGCCGGAGGGCGCGATCGGGTGGCGCGACATGATCGCCCTCGCGCAGGACCCGAAGGGGTGGGGCTCGCGCGGCAAGCCGTGGGGCGCGTTCAAGATCGGCAAGACGAACCCGGTGCACTCCACCACCGGCCTGCTGGCCACCATCGCCACCGCGACGGCCCTGTCCGGCACCAGCGACGCGCTGACCTCGTCCGCGTTGGACGACCCGGCGGTCGCGGGCGGGCTGCGCGCGCTGGAGAGCACCGCCGTCCACTACGGCAAGCACTCGGCGGTGTTCGTCCGCAACATGTACGCCGCCGACCAGGAAGGGCGTGCGCTGGACTACGTCAGCGCCGTCGCGCTGGAGGAGAAGGTCGTCCTCGACTACAACCAGGGCGTCCTGGTCGGCGACCCGGTCGCCAGGGACAAGCCGAGGGTGAAGCTCGCGGCGGTGTTCCCGACCGACGGCACGACCGTGTCGGACAACCCGGCGCTGGTCGTCGACGCCGAGTGGGTGACCGACCAGCGCAAGCGGGCTGCGGAGGACTTCCTGCGGTACGTGCAGGAGCAGAAGCCGCTGTTCACCGAGGCCGGGTTCCGCGACGGCGAGGGCAACCCCGGCGCGCGGCACAGCGAGGGGAACGGCACGCCGGCCAACCCGTCGTTCCGGCTCGTCCGCACGCCCGCGTTCGAGGTGGCGGCGGGCGTGCGCGAGCTGTGGCAGCGCAACCGCAAGCGCGCCAACGTGCTGCTCGTGGTGGACGTGTCGAAGTCGATGGAGAAGGTGGTCGACGGGGTCGGGCGGACCCGGCTGGAGCTGGCCAGGGACGCGGCGCTGCTCGTGCCCGGCCAGCTCACCGAGGACGACACGCTGGCGCTGTGGGAGTTCAGCAGCCCGCTGGGCACCGAACCGAGGCCGTGGCGCGAACGGGTCGCGGCCGGGCCGGTGGGCGTCGTGCGGGACGCGTTCGGGCGCGAGGTCGCCGGCCTCCAGCCGACCGGGGCGACCGAGCTGTACGAGTCGACCAGGGCCGCCGTGGAGAGCGTGCGCGGGCGGTACGACCAGGGCCGCATCAACGCCGTCGTGCTGCTCTCGGACGGCCGCAACGAGCCCGCCCGGCCCGAGGGGCTGACCACGCTGGTGAACGGCCTCCAGACGGCCGACAAGGACCGCGTGGTGCGGGTGTTCTCCATCGCCTACGGCGACGAGGCGGACCGGGACGCGCTGGCGAAGATCTCCACCGCCGCGCGCGGCGGCTTCTACGACTCCAGCGACGCGGCGCGCATCGAGTCCGTGATGGCGGACGTGCTGTCGAACTTCTGA
- a CDS encoding ABC transporter permease, with translation MTALRTFNAILWRDVFVTGRELPSFLAQVIIQPFFVLFIFAKVLGEIGFVQGDFAAVLLPGIVAMNGFLGALQNTTLPLVLDFSWTREIEDRLLAPIPIPLVAVEKMVFGALRGLLAAVLMVPIGFLVLDVTWPVSGLPVALLVIVLGSLAGAALGMVVGTAVSPRHINVMFAVILTPLLFTGSAQFPWTQLDGLRWFQVLCALNPLTYVSEGTRAVLAPDVPHMPLWVCFVVLLASIAGFGALGMRGFMRRSLD, from the coding sequence GTGACGGCGCTGCGCACGTTCAACGCCATCCTGTGGCGCGACGTCTTCGTCACCGGCCGGGAACTGCCCTCGTTCCTCGCGCAGGTGATCATCCAGCCGTTCTTCGTCCTGTTCATCTTCGCCAAGGTGCTCGGCGAGATCGGGTTCGTGCAGGGCGACTTCGCCGCCGTGCTGCTGCCCGGCATCGTGGCGATGAACGGGTTCCTCGGCGCGCTCCAGAACACCACGCTCCCGCTGGTGCTGGACTTCTCCTGGACCCGCGAGATCGAGGACCGGCTGCTCGCGCCCATCCCGATCCCGTTGGTGGCCGTGGAGAAGATGGTGTTCGGCGCGCTGCGCGGCCTGCTCGCGGCGGTCCTGATGGTCCCGATCGGGTTCCTCGTGCTGGACGTCACGTGGCCCGTGTCGGGCCTGCCGGTGGCGCTGCTGGTGATCGTCCTGGGATCGCTGGCCGGCGCGGCGCTGGGCATGGTGGTCGGGACGGCGGTGTCGCCGCGGCACATCAACGTGATGTTCGCGGTCATCCTGACCCCGCTGCTGTTCACGGGGTCCGCGCAGTTCCCGTGGACGCAGCTGGACGGCCTCCGCTGGTTCCAGGTGCTGTGCGCGCTCAACCCGCTGACCTACGTCAGCGAGGGCACCCGCGCGGTGCTGGCGCCGGACGTGCCGCACATGCCGCTGTGGGTGTGCTTCGTGGTGCTGCTCGCCTCGATCGCCGGCTTCGGCGCGCTGGGCATGCGCGGCTTCATGCGGCGGTCGCTGGACTGA
- a CDS encoding ABC transporter ATP-binding protein: MEEAVEVSDLVKVYKNGKKPAVDGLGFTVRRGEVFGLLGPNGAGKTSTVGVLTTRVRPTSGRALVEGVDVVADSRRARQLLAVVPQRNNLDRALNVRQNLLFHAAYHGLGRAERVRLADEVLERMGLRDHAKALVDTLSGGQAQRLMIARALMHRPKVLFLDEPSTGLDPQARLFVHERVAALRADGVTVVLTTHDMDEAHKLCDRVGIVDHGKLLALDSPTALTNTLPGSTTLSVTVALDGAGPDAAHRQLSGVDGVRRVEQITAEDDGRTRLFRLYTDVAPAVALPDVLRALERLGCAVSDLAIGKPSLEDVFIHLTGRELR, from the coding sequence GTGGAGGAAGCCGTAGAGGTGTCGGACCTCGTGAAGGTCTACAAGAACGGCAAGAAGCCCGCTGTGGACGGTCTGGGGTTCACCGTGCGCAGGGGCGAGGTGTTCGGCCTGCTCGGCCCGAACGGGGCGGGCAAGACGTCCACCGTGGGCGTGCTGACCACCAGGGTGCGGCCGACGTCGGGCCGAGCCCTGGTGGAGGGCGTGGACGTGGTGGCCGACTCGCGGCGGGCGCGGCAGCTGCTCGCCGTCGTGCCGCAGCGCAACAACCTGGACCGCGCGCTCAACGTCCGGCAGAACCTGCTGTTCCACGCCGCCTACCACGGCCTGGGCCGGGCCGAGCGGGTCCGGCTCGCGGACGAGGTGCTGGAGCGGATGGGCTTGCGGGACCACGCCAAGGCGCTGGTCGACACGCTGTCCGGCGGCCAGGCGCAGCGGCTGATGATCGCGCGCGCCCTGATGCACCGGCCGAAGGTGCTGTTCCTGGACGAGCCGTCGACCGGGCTCGACCCGCAGGCCAGGCTGTTCGTGCACGAACGCGTGGCGGCGCTGCGCGCGGACGGCGTGACGGTCGTGCTCACGACGCACGACATGGACGAGGCGCACAAGCTGTGCGACCGGGTCGGCATCGTCGACCACGGCAAGCTGCTCGCGCTGGACTCACCGACCGCGCTGACCAACACGCTGCCGGGCAGCACCACGCTCAGCGTGACGGTCGCCCTCGACGGCGCCGGACCCGACGCGGCGCACCGACAACTGTCCGGTGTGGACGGTGTGCGGCGGGTCGAGCAGATCACCGCCGAAGACGACGGGAGGACGCGCCTGTTCCGGCTCTACACCGACGTCGCGCCCGCCGTGGCGCTGCCGGACGTGCTGCGCGCCCTGGAGCGCCTGGGCTGCGCCGTGTCCGACCTCGCGATCGGCAAGCCGAGCCTGGAGGACGTGTTCATCCACCTGACCGGGAGGGAGCTGCGGTGA